The following proteins are encoded in a genomic region of bacterium:
- a CDS encoding acyl-CoA dehydrogenase family protein, which produces MFDHTLTDEQKMLRDAAREFCDKRVRPNVEAWDHAERVPDEIFREMVELGYFSLLCPEEYGGMGLDAVSYAVMHEEFNRASAGLGIIMSVHNSLVGGAIRRFGTEEQRRQWLPAMCAGKLGAYCLSEPHAGTDAGALRLSAKSDGDAYVLNGEKMFVTNADYASFYLVFCRTDVNAGTRGISAVLVDRHTPGVAVGKPERKMGIKCSDTRSVSFVDVRVPKANRLGEEGQGFKIALSQLDHGRIGVAIQALAIGEAAYEEALKYSKVREQFGKPICEFQAIAFKLADMRMKLDAARLMVDHAVRRMGAGERVSREASEAKLFASETANWVADQAVQIHGGYGYMKEYAVERYFRDARITEIYEGTSEAQRIVISRAILAEKK; this is translated from the coding sequence GTGTTTGACCACACACTGACCGACGAACAGAAGATGTTGCGCGATGCCGCGCGCGAGTTCTGCGACAAGCGCGTCCGCCCCAATGTCGAGGCGTGGGACCACGCCGAACGTGTCCCCGACGAGATCTTCCGGGAAATGGTCGAGCTGGGCTACTTCAGTCTGCTCTGTCCGGAGGAATACGGCGGCATGGGGCTGGATGCGGTCTCCTATGCCGTCATGCACGAGGAGTTCAATCGCGCCTCGGCCGGGCTGGGGATCATCATGTCGGTGCACAACTCGCTGGTCGGCGGGGCGATTCGGCGCTTCGGCACCGAGGAGCAGCGCCGCCAGTGGCTGCCGGCCATGTGCGCCGGCAAACTGGGGGCTTATTGTCTCTCCGAGCCGCACGCGGGCACCGACGCCGGCGCCCTGCGGCTCTCGGCGAAGTCCGACGGCGACGCGTATGTCCTCAATGGCGAGAAGATGTTTGTGACCAACGCCGACTACGCCAGTTTTTACCTTGTCTTCTGTCGCACCGACGTCAACGCCGGCACCCGCGGCATCAGCGCCGTGCTGGTCGATCGTCACACCCCCGGGGTCGCCGTCGGCAAGCCCGAGCGCAAAATGGGCATCAAGTGCTCCGACACCCGCTCGGTCTCCTTCGTCGATGTGCGCGTCCCCAAGGCCAACCGTCTGGGCGAAGAAGGGCAGGGGTTCAAAATCGCGCTGTCGCAGCTGGATCATGGCCGCATCGGGGTCGCGATCCAGGCACTGGCCATCGGCGAGGCCGCCTACGAGGAGGCGCTCAAGTATTCCAAAGTCCGCGAACAGTTCGGCAAACCGATCTGTGAATTCCAGGCCATCGCCTTCAAACTGGCCGACATGCGGATGAAACTCGACGCGGCCCGGTTGATGGTCGACCACGCCGTCCGCCGTATGGGCGCCGGCGAGCGGGTTTCGCGCGAGGCCTCCGAGGCCAAGCTCTTCGCCTCGGAGACCGCCAACTGGGTCGCCGATCAGGCGGTGCAAATTCACGGCGGCTACGGATACATGAAGGAGTATGCGGTCGAACGCTACTTCCGCGATGCTCGCATCACCGAAATCTACGAAGGCACCTCCGAAGCGCAGCGCATTGTCATTTCACGGGCCATTCTCGCGGAGAAAAAGTAG